CGTTCACTGCCCGGACCCCTCGCGAAGCACCGTTCCTCGAATGCTGACAGAGGCCGCCAGAACTACTTCGAAGGTGGGAAGACCGGCTGGGCCTCCGCAGCATAACGGCTTGCGACGACCAAAATAAAATGCATTATCCGCCCCAACAAGAGGTTCTGCACTGCAGGACGAGGGGAGGCTGGCCGGAATGGTAGCTGTCATTCGCAAATCTGGCCTCCTGGGCCGTCGCGCCATGCTGCTCGGTGCCGGGGGCGGGCTGACCGCGGGGTGGCCGGGACTTGGAGCTGCGCAGCAATCCGAGGGGCGTTATCCCGGTCGTGCCATCCGCCTCGTTGTCCCTTATGGTGCGGGAACCAGCACCGACACCATGGCGCGGCTTATCGGCCCCGTCATGGCCAAGGTTCTCGGCCAGCCGGTCGTCGTCGAGAACCGCCCCGGGGCGAGCGGCGCTGTTGGCAGCGAGGCGATCGCCAGGTCCGCGCCGGATGGTTACTCGCTCCTACTGGGGGCGGTCGCATCCCATGCGATCCTGCCTACGCTGATGCCGAGGTTGCCCTATGATCCGCTTCGCGATTTCACGGCCATCTCGCTGACGACGAACGCACCGAACCTGCTGGTGGTGAACCCGAAGGTCCGGGCGCGGACGTTGCCGGAGTTCCTCGACTGGGCCCGCCAGCAGCGCGACAAGGTGGCCTACGCGTCCGCCGGGAACGGCACCTCTAGCCATCTCGCGGGAGAGCTCCTCGTGCTGCGCACGGGAGCTCCGCTGGAGCACGTGCCCTACAGCAGCGGGGCTCAGGCCGTGACGGACGTCATCTCTGGCCAGGTGCCGATGCTCGTCTACCAGGTCACGGCGGTCCTGCCTTACGTGCGCGAGGGATCCTTGCGAGCGCTGGCCACCACTTCAGACGCGCGGCTGAGCTGGACGCCCGACGTCCCAACCGTCCAGGAGGCGGGAATCCGCGATTTCGACGTGGCCGCCTGGCACGGGCTCTTCGGCCCGGCCGGACTTCCGGCGCCGATCGTCGACGCCGTCTACGCTGCACTCAGGACCGCACTGGACGACCCTGGGCTGCGGCCCCGGATCCAGGACCTTGGGCTTGTGCCGGTGGGGATGCTCCCGGCGGAGTTCAGCCGCTTCTTGGCGACCGACATCGTCCGGTGGCGCGAGGTCATCCACGCCGCCAACGTCAAGGCGGACTAGCCCGCAGGACGCAGTGAAGGAACTGGCGAGATTGTTCCTGCGACATCAGGCATCGTATGAGATCCCCTTAGGCCGGTCGGCCCAGCAAGAAGGGATCAAGGGAGCCGTGGAGTACCGCACCAAAGAGGAACAGGTCGCCGATCACCTCCGCGAGGCCATCCTATCCGGCCACTTCCCTCGCGGCACACGCCTGAAGCAGGCCGAGGTTGCGAGAACGCTTCAGATCAGCATCACACCCGTGCGGGAGGCTCTCAAGCTTCTCGAGGCAGAGGGGTACATCAGCGGCAGCTCCTACAAGGGTGCGGTGGTGGCGCCTCTCGACGTCGCAGCCTCCGTAGAGACCTTGAACCTGCGGATCCTGCTTGAAGGGCAGCTGATCCGGCATGCGGTCGAGAGGGCCACCACGGAGGACCTGCGCCTGATCCGAGGCCTCGCCGACGAGTTCGCGGACGCGGTCAGGAGGAAGGACAGCGCCGAGGCCCGTGCCTCCAATTATCGTTTCCACAAGCAGATGTACGCTACGGCGAACCTGCCGCAGACCCTGCACTTCGTGCAGATCCTGTGGGCCCGCTACCCGTTCGACGTGATCAACCGGGTCGAGGGACGCGCGGTCACGGCCGTCGAGGAGCACGAGGAGCTCCTGCGGGCGATGATCGAGGGCGACCTCGCTGGCGCGATGCTCGCCCTGCGGCGCCACATCGAGGCGGGGTGGGCAACGGTGAAGGACGAAACGGAAGGCGGGGGGGACCACCCGCCTGCCATCCGTGTCCGTAGGACGCCGCGGAGCGGCAAGGAGGAGAGACGGAATGAGTGACTCAGTGCTTCTCGTAATGGACATGATGAATGATCTGATCCATCCGGAGGGACCCAACGCGAAGACATACGCTCCAATCGTTGCGGAGCGCGGCGTCATCGAGCGGACGCGCGAGCTGATCCGCAAGGCGCGGGGAGCGAGGATGCGGGTGGGGTTCGTGCGCGTGGGTTTCTCGCCCGATTACGTCCAGTGCCCGCCCAACTCCCCGGTCTTCTCCGCTGCGCGGCAGAAAGGGCTGTTCAAGCTCGGCAGTTGGGGGACCGAGGTTCATCCGGCTCTGGAGCCCCAACATGATGACCTGGATATCGTGAAGCACAGGGTCAGCCCCTTCTACGGTACTTCGCTTGAACCCACCCTGAGAGCCCTTGGGGCAAAGCGCCTCTTCCTTACTGGCGTCTCGACGAACGGCGTCGTGCACACGGGCGTCCGCGAAGGACACGATCGCGACTATGCTTGTGTGGTCGTAGAAGACTGTTGCACCGGGATTTCCGACGAAGAGCATCGCAACGCCGTCTTCTGCATGCAGCGCTTCGCCAAGATCCAGACCGTTGACGAGGTCGACCTCTCCACCTGAGCCGATACTGCTGCCTCAGGCACAGTGCCAAGCGGTCTGAACCATCCCGCCGTCGGGTGAGTGCCCGAGACGGGAGATTTGAACTCCCGGGAGACCGGATGTCGGGTGGCGCTTGTACCCATCCAACTCGCCCGCACCCTCCAGCGAATTGCAGAAGAAAACAGGCGCACGACAATCAGCCCGCTTGTGAGCGCCAAAAGAATGCATTATGCATCATCTATAGAGGCGCTCCACGATGCTGGTTCCGGTCGGTGTCGCCGGGGTGCTTCCCGAGATGCTTGGCGCGCCGGTTCTCAACCTGCCCCGGCGGGCATCGCCGGACGGATGCTCTGTCCGGGCGCCCTGGTGTTTGGCGGCGGAGCGCCTCTCCCCGTCCTGATGCACAATCTTATGGAGGAGACGACCATCATGACTTTCAATCACTCGAAGAAGTGGGGCCGCCATGAATAGCATCACTCCGCAGATCACAGCCCGCCCCATTGCTGGGGCTCTCGGCGCCGAGGTCTACGGCGTCGGTCCGCTCGCCAAGGCCTCCGACGAGACCATCGCGCGTATCCGCGAGCTCTGGCTCGAGCACTCGGTCATCTTCTTTCGTGACCAGCCGCTGGAGCCCAAGGACTTCGTTGCTTTCGCCCGGCGCTTCGGGGACGTGGTCCACTATCCCTTCCTCAAGGGGCTGGACGAGGCGCCGGAGGTGATCACCGTCGCCAAGCGCGAGGACGAGCGCGTCAATTTCGGCGGCCTCTGGCACACGGACACGGCCTACCTGGACCAGCCGCCCATGGCGACGATGCTGGTGGCGCGCGAGCTCCCGCCCTTTGGCGGCGACACGCTCTTCGCGAGCGCCTACGCGGCCTACGACGCGCTCTCGGACGGCATGAAGAAGCTGATCGACCCGCTGAAGGCCATCAACAGCTCCGCCAAGGCCGAGAAGACGCGCACGCGCGAGGACCGCAAGGCGGGCGAGGAGCGCAAGGTGCTGGAGGCCGCGCATCCGGTGGTGCGAACGCACCCCGAGACGGGGCGCAAGGCACTGTACGTCAACGGTGGCCATACGCTGCGCTTCGAGGGCATGTCGGAGGAGGAGAGCGCGGGCCTGCTCGCCTACTTGTTCGAGCACCAGGTCAAGCCCGAGTTCACCTGCCGCTTCCGCTGGGAGCCGGGGTCCATCGCGTTCTGGGACAATCGCTGCGCGCTGCACAACCCGGTGAACGACTACCACGGGTACCGGCGGATCATGCACCGCGTGACCCTCGCTGGAGATACGCCGAGGTGATACTTGCGCTGACCGGCGCATCCAGACGGGCGGTGTTGGCGGGGATACTGTCCCTGCCAGCGATCGCCCGGGCCCAGACGCCCTGGAGCGCGACGCGCTCCGTATCGCTGGTGGTGCCCTTCGCCGCGGGCGGGACCACGGACGTGATGGCGAGGCTCCTGGCCGAACAGCTCAGCCAGCGCCTCGGTCAGACCGTGGTGGTAGAGAACGTCACGGGCGCGGGTGGCAACATCGGTGCGGAGCGCGTTGCCCGGGCATCGGGCGACGGACACACGGCGCTCTTCGCCCACGTCGGGGTGTTCGCAATCAACGGCCACCTCTATCGCTCGCCGGGCTTCCAGAGCGAGCGGGACTTCGCGCCCGTGGGGGTGGTCTGCACCAACCCAATGGTGCTCCTGGTCTCCGCCCGGTCCGGAATAGCGGATCTTGAGGAGTTGCTTCGCCGGGC
This genomic window from Pararoseomonas sp. SCSIO 73927 contains:
- a CDS encoding tripartite tricarboxylate transporter substrate binding protein, whose translation is MARLIGPVMAKVLGQPVVVENRPGASGAVGSEAIARSAPDGYSLLLGAVASHAILPTLMPRLPYDPLRDFTAISLTTNAPNLLVVNPKVRARTLPEFLDWARQQRDKVAYASAGNGTSSHLAGELLVLRTGAPLEHVPYSSGAQAVTDVISGQVPMLVYQVTAVLPYVREGSLRALATTSDARLSWTPDVPTVQEAGIRDFDVAAWHGLFGPAGLPAPIVDAVYAALRTALDDPGLRPRIQDLGLVPVGMLPAEFSRFLATDIVRWREVIHAANVKAD
- a CDS encoding TauD/TfdA family dioxygenase, with translation MNSITPQITARPIAGALGAEVYGVGPLAKASDETIARIRELWLEHSVIFFRDQPLEPKDFVAFARRFGDVVHYPFLKGLDEAPEVITVAKREDERVNFGGLWHTDTAYLDQPPMATMLVARELPPFGGDTLFASAYAAYDALSDGMKKLIDPLKAINSSAKAEKTRTREDRKAGEERKVLEAAHPVVRTHPETGRKALYVNGGHTLRFEGMSEEESAGLLAYLFEHQVKPEFTCRFRWEPGSIAFWDNRCALHNPVNDYHGYRRIMHRVTLAGDTPR
- a CDS encoding GntR family transcriptional regulator; translation: MFLRHQASYEIPLGRSAQQEGIKGAVEYRTKEEQVADHLREAILSGHFPRGTRLKQAEVARTLQISITPVREALKLLEAEGYISGSSYKGAVVAPLDVAASVETLNLRILLEGQLIRHAVERATTEDLRLIRGLADEFADAVRRKDSAEARASNYRFHKQMYATANLPQTLHFVQILWARYPFDVINRVEGRAVTAVEEHEELLRAMIEGDLAGAMLALRRHIEAGWATVKDETEGGGDHPPAIRVRRTPRSGKEERRNE
- a CDS encoding cysteine hydrolase, whose amino-acid sequence is MSDSVLLVMDMMNDLIHPEGPNAKTYAPIVAERGVIERTRELIRKARGARMRVGFVRVGFSPDYVQCPPNSPVFSAARQKGLFKLGSWGTEVHPALEPQHDDLDIVKHRVSPFYGTSLEPTLRALGAKRLFLTGVSTNGVVHTGVREGHDRDYACVVVEDCCTGISDEEHRNAVFCMQRFAKIQTVDEVDLST